One Rubripirellula amarantea DNA segment encodes these proteins:
- a CDS encoding DUF1552 domain-containing protein, with product MSDHSTTSSFGSVIRKRSLSRRTLLRGMGTAIGLPLLDAMVPSMTATAATPAAAENLRRVGYIYVPMGYNPKEWTPQGETLENLPSSLSPLEAVKEQVTVISGMDLQNAYPGSHATSNAAFLSAAQAKLTESSDYSLGITVDQIAAKHFGHQTQLPSLELSMDLLSTVGQCDNGYACVYQNNLSWSSDNTPLPSEAHPRIVFESMFGEGGTPEQRQSALQKRASLLDSVTTEIKRLQGRLGASDRNKVDQYLESIREVERRIEHAERTAKDNPLPDLDRPVGVPVAFADHARLMFDLQLLAFQGDITRIVTFQLAREASTRTYPEIGVPEPHHPVTHHGGNPEKLAKVAKINQFHVQLFAEFLEKMGATPEGDGTLLDHSLYMYGSGMGDPDAHNHHDLPILVAGGAAGRMQGGRHMLFEGEEPLANLHLTLLNKVGVPMESFADSTGALEL from the coding sequence ATGAGTGATCACTCAACAACGTCTAGTTTTGGTAGCGTCATTCGCAAGCGTTCGTTGTCGCGACGAACACTTTTGCGAGGCATGGGAACTGCGATTGGCTTGCCGTTGCTCGACGCGATGGTGCCGTCTATGACCGCTACTGCAGCAACGCCCGCAGCGGCAGAAAACCTTCGCCGCGTCGGATACATCTATGTACCAATGGGATACAACCCGAAGGAATGGACACCGCAGGGCGAGACTCTTGAAAACTTGCCATCGAGCTTATCACCGCTCGAAGCCGTCAAAGAACAAGTTACCGTGATTTCGGGAATGGATTTGCAAAACGCGTATCCCGGATCCCACGCAACATCCAACGCGGCGTTCTTAAGCGCCGCTCAAGCAAAATTGACCGAAAGCAGCGACTACTCACTCGGCATCACCGTCGATCAAATCGCCGCCAAGCACTTTGGACATCAAACTCAGTTACCCTCGCTTGAGTTGTCGATGGACCTGCTTTCGACGGTAGGGCAGTGCGACAATGGTTACGCATGCGTCTATCAAAACAACTTGTCGTGGTCGTCCGACAACACACCCTTGCCATCGGAGGCACACCCGCGAATCGTGTTTGAGTCCATGTTCGGTGAAGGTGGAACTCCCGAGCAACGACAATCGGCATTGCAGAAGCGTGCGAGCCTGCTCGATTCGGTGACCACGGAAATCAAACGACTTCAAGGACGGCTTGGCGCCAGTGATCGCAATAAGGTCGACCAGTACCTCGAGAGTATTCGTGAGGTCGAGCGGCGAATCGAGCATGCCGAACGAACGGCAAAGGACAATCCGCTTCCCGATCTGGATCGACCAGTGGGCGTTCCGGTTGCGTTTGCTGACCATGCTCGGTTGATGTTCGACCTGCAACTGTTGGCGTTCCAAGGCGACATCACTCGCATCGTCACCTTTCAACTAGCGCGTGAGGCGAGCACTCGGACTTATCCTGAAATCGGCGTTCCCGAGCCACATCACCCGGTCACTCACCATGGCGGGAATCCGGAAAAGCTGGCCAAGGTTGCCAAAATCAACCAATTCCATGTCCAGCTTTTTGCTGAGTTCTTAGAGAAAATGGGAGCCACCCCGGAAGGCGACGGCACGCTGCTGGACCATTCGCTTTACATGTACGGCAGCGGAATGGGCGACCCTGATGCTCATAATCATCACGATTTACCGATTTTGGTCGCCGGTGGGGCTGCCGGACGGATGCAGGGAGGTCGACATATGCTATTCGAGGGCGAAGAACCTCTGGCAAATTTGCATTTAACCCTGCTCAACAAAGTCGGCGTGCCGATGGAAAGCTTTGCCGACAGTACGGGAGCGTTGGAATTGTAG
- the rpsR gene encoding 30S ribosomal protein S18, translated as MSTRSRARKRSRVRSRTKKKDPIFVDGHRPRPMYVDFKDVELLRKMVNRQGRIVGRRKSGCTAASQHAVSAAVKRARFMALLPYVGE; from the coding sequence ATGAGCACGCGTAGTCGTGCTCGCAAAAGAAGTCGCGTCCGCAGCCGTACGAAGAAGAAAGATCCGATCTTCGTCGATGGCCACCGCCCACGTCCTATGTATGTCGATTTCAAGGACGTTGAATTGCTCCGCAAGATGGTCAATCGCCAAGGCCGAATCGTCGGTCGTCGCAAGAGTGGTTGTACCGCCGCCAGCCAGCACGCCGTTAGTGCTGCGGTCAAGCGAGCTCGCTTCATGGCACTTCTGCCATACGTTGGCGAGTAA
- a CDS encoding acyl-CoA thioesterase has translation MLSTTRRVEFRDTDAAGIMHFSAFFPMMESAEHELLRSWGMSVMPRERGPNDVTWPRVAATCDYLAAARFEDILAINVSVLKVGNSSVQYGFDFSRDETPIAKGTLTAVCCRLDTSGLTKVPIPDSVRQLMQG, from the coding sequence ATGTTGTCCACCACGCGCCGTGTCGAGTTTCGTGATACCGATGCGGCGGGAATCATGCACTTTTCCGCGTTTTTCCCGATGATGGAATCCGCCGAGCACGAGTTGCTTCGGTCTTGGGGCATGTCGGTGATGCCTCGCGAACGTGGCCCCAATGACGTCACGTGGCCCCGAGTGGCAGCGACCTGCGATTACCTCGCGGCCGCCCGTTTCGAAGATATTCTTGCGATCAACGTTAGCGTTCTTAAAGTTGGCAATTCAAGCGTCCAGTACGGATTTGACTTCTCGCGAGACGAAACGCCGATCGCCAAAGGCACCCTGACGGCGGTCTGCTGTCGTCTGGACACTTCCGGCCTCACCAAGGTACCGATCCCTGATTCGGTCCGCCAATTGATGCAAGGTTGA